A part of Lacibacter sp. H407 genomic DNA contains:
- a CDS encoding MerR family transcriptional regulator: MNKPPKAKQKRGRKSLKDMGDDAEFIELPSDEILKKKLYYSIGEVCDFFQLNPSSIRYWETEFSFLKPRKNKKGDRFYNATEIKKIHLIYYLLRNKKYSIEAAKDYLKQHTNDSDERFELLKSLQQIKQFLLALKADL; this comes from the coding sequence TTGAACAAACCTCCCAAAGCCAAGCAAAAACGTGGACGCAAGAGTTTGAAGGATATGGGTGATGATGCTGAGTTTATTGAATTGCCATCGGACGAAATACTGAAAAAGAAATTGTATTACAGCATTGGTGAAGTGTGTGATTTTTTTCAACTGAATCCCTCATCGATCCGTTACTGGGAAACCGAATTCAGTTTTCTGAAACCCCGTAAGAATAAAAAAGGCGACCGGTTCTATAATGCAACCGAAATAAAAAAGATCCATCTTATCTACTACCTGCTTCGAAATAAAAAATACAGCATTGAAGCTGCGAAAGATTATTTGAAGCAACATACAAATGATTCAGACGAACGATTTGAATTGCTGAAGAGTTTGCAACAGATCAAACAATTTCTGCTGGCGCTCAAAGCTGATCTTTAA
- a CDS encoding thioredoxin family protein has product MKLLVVVFLFLSFNSFSQVQYEVSKDPENGLKTLKGILSRELLLNDADFAWMKNDISWYKPNADCVTNLTAVKDTIQLMVFVGTWCEDSQIVFPQLLKMLDQVGFDMKRLTVIGIDRKKTTLGSLTQALGVTKAPTIMVLKGGKEIGRVEEFGKYGIYDKELAEVLVKAK; this is encoded by the coding sequence ATGAAATTATTAGTTGTCGTATTTCTCTTTTTATCATTTAACAGTTTTTCACAAGTACAATACGAAGTATCAAAAGATCCGGAAAACGGATTGAAAACATTGAAGGGTATTCTAAGTCGTGAGTTATTACTGAACGATGCTGATTTTGCCTGGATGAAAAACGATATCAGTTGGTATAAACCCAATGCTGATTGTGTAACAAACCTTACCGCAGTAAAAGATACGATTCAGTTAATGGTGTTTGTTGGAACCTGGTGCGAAGATTCGCAGATCGTATTTCCTCAACTGTTGAAAATGCTTGACCAGGTTGGATTTGATATGAAGCGTTTAACAGTTATTGGTATTGATCGCAAGAAAACTACACTTGGCTCTCTTACACAAGCATTAGGTGTTACCAAAGCACCAACAATTATGGTATTGAAAGGCGGTAAAGAAATTGGCCGTGTGGAAGAGTTTGGAAAATATGGCATTTATGATAAGGAACTCGCAGAGGTATTGGTTAAAGCAAAATAA
- a CDS encoding GNAT family N-acetyltransferase, with translation MINLQPVLENEFIRLQPLQQNDFERLYKVASDPLIWEQHPNKDRYKREVFQTYFEGAMESKGALLLIDKRSGEVAGSSRFYDHNEKESSLLIGYTFIARKFWGQAYNPAMKALMIEHAFQYVDKILFHIGANNLRSQIAIGRVGAIKQKEISVAYHGEPEKLNFEYLLEREKWKQHKTNKAIKVS, from the coding sequence ATGATCAACTTACAACCGGTTCTTGAAAATGAATTCATTCGTTTGCAGCCATTGCAGCAAAATGATTTTGAACGATTATATAAAGTGGCATCTGATCCATTGATCTGGGAACAGCATCCCAACAAAGACCGTTACAAACGGGAAGTGTTTCAAACTTATTTCGAAGGAGCTATGGAATCAAAAGGAGCTTTATTGCTCATTGATAAACGCTCAGGTGAAGTGGCAGGAAGTTCACGCTTTTATGATCATAATGAAAAAGAAAGTTCGTTGCTCATCGGTTACACATTTATTGCACGGAAATTTTGGGGCCAGGCTTATAACCCCGCAATGAAAGCATTAATGATCGAGCATGCATTTCAATATGTCGATAAAATACTCTTTCATATTGGCGCAAACAATCTGCGTTCGCAAATTGCAATTGGAAGAGTTGGTGCAATAAAGCAAAAGGAAATTTCTGTTGCCTATCATGGGGAACCTGAAAAATTGAATTTTGAATATTTGTTAGAAAGGGAAAAATGGAAACAGCATAAAACAAACAAAGCAATCAAGGTTTCCTGA
- a CDS encoding mechanosensitive ion channel family protein, translated as MPEFLQTRVFDNPLISYLWIAVIILSMFLLKGVISRFLCGILYRFFPKAKKYVSRDQFISLVLIPMEWFIVTAVVIFSLHKLTFPAVLDIELYKITSREIIEAVGKAVLVIFFIRLLRRFIDFLALILEGKTKNTADQADDQLVVFFRDFFKVVVLIIGILMFTKFVFNFNISNLITGLSIVTAAIALATRESLENLIASFIIFFDKPFTLGDLVKVEAITGTVEKIGLRSTRIRTDQKTIVTVPNKKMVDTILDNLTLRTQRKAEIRLELQVQTNSKRIEELIAKADILLQQQEEIESYTVILNDIGAKSIILHIDYFTQTIEFARFQEIKQNINLHLLRFMEALSIELAGNQQ; from the coding sequence ATGCCTGAGTTTTTACAAACACGAGTATTCGACAATCCGCTGATCAGTTATTTATGGATAGCTGTTATTATACTATCCATGTTTTTATTAAAGGGAGTTATTTCCCGTTTTTTGTGTGGCATCTTATACCGGTTTTTTCCAAAAGCCAAAAAATATGTAAGCCGTGATCAATTCATTTCATTGGTGCTGATTCCGATGGAATGGTTTATTGTTACAGCAGTTGTTATTTTCTCATTGCACAAGCTCACTTTCCCTGCGGTATTGGATATTGAATTGTATAAGATCACATCCAGAGAAATTATTGAAGCAGTTGGCAAAGCAGTGCTGGTGATTTTTTTCATTCGGCTGCTGCGCAGGTTCATTGATTTTTTAGCGCTGATATTGGAAGGCAAAACCAAAAATACGGCTGATCAGGCCGACGATCAATTGGTTGTATTTTTTAGAGATTTCTTTAAAGTGGTGGTGCTGATCATCGGCATCTTGATGTTCACCAAGTTTGTTTTCAATTTTAATATTTCCAATCTTATTACGGGGCTGAGTATTGTTACAGCCGCCATTGCATTGGCTACCAGGGAGAGCCTTGAAAACCTGATTGCTTCGTTCATCATCTTTTTTGATAAGCCATTTACATTGGGGGATCTTGTAAAAGTAGAAGCCATTACAGGAACGGTGGAAAAGATCGGGTTGCGAAGTACCCGTATCCGCACCGATCAAAAAACAATTGTAACAGTTCCCAATAAAAAAATGGTTGATACCATTCTTGACAACCTCACATTGCGAACACAACGCAAAGCAGAAATACGATTGGAGTTGCAGGTGCAAACCAATTCAAAACGAATAGAAGAGTTGATCGCTAAAGCTGATATATTATTGCAACAACAGGAAGAAATTGAGAGTTATACAGTGATATTAAATGACATTGGTGCAAAGTCGATCATTCTGCACATTGATTATTTTACACAAACAATCGAGTTTGCCCGTTTTCAGGAGATCAAACAAAATATCAATCTTCATTTATTACGTTTTATGGAAGCGCTTTCCATTGAACTTGCAGGCAATCAGCAATAG
- a CDS encoding UDP-2,3-diacylglucosamine diphosphatase encodes MQLPSGKKIYFLSDFHLGAPNYEQSLVREKKIVQFLDDIKQNAAVIFIVGDMFDFWYEYRTVVPKGYVRLLGKLAELTDAGIPIHFFVGNHDMWMNDYLQKELNIPVYYEPKEFEFDQRKFLIGHGDGLGPGDHGYKLLKKVFRNPVCQWLFGILPPYVGVGLANYLSRRSRAQTGAVEETFLGEDKEWLIIYCKEVLQQNKIDFFVFGHRHLPIDFRLSDTSRYINLGDWIRYFSYAAFDGDQLTLEYYKK; translated from the coding sequence ATGCAACTCCCTTCCGGTAAAAAAATATACTTTCTTTCCGATTTTCATTTGGGGGCACCCAACTATGAACAAAGCCTTGTTCGTGAAAAAAAGATCGTTCAGTTTCTTGATGATATCAAACAAAATGCTGCGGTCATTTTTATTGTAGGAGATATGTTTGATTTCTGGTACGAATATCGCACAGTAGTGCCCAAGGGTTATGTGCGTTTGCTGGGCAAGCTGGCGGAGTTGACAGATGCAGGAATTCCCATTCATTTCTTTGTAGGTAATCATGATATGTGGATGAACGATTATTTGCAGAAAGAATTGAACATTCCCGTGTATTACGAGCCCAAAGAATTCGAATTTGATCAAAGAAAATTTTTGATTGGACATGGTGATGGATTAGGCCCGGGTGATCATGGTTATAAGTTGCTGAAGAAGGTTTTTCGAAATCCTGTTTGTCAATGGTTGTTTGGCATATTGCCACCATACGTTGGAGTTGGCTTAGCCAATTACCTCAGCCGACGAAGCCGTGCACAAACAGGAGCTGTGGAGGAAACCTTTTTGGGCGAAGACAAAGAATGGCTGATCATTTATTGCAAAGAAGTGCTTCAGCAAAATAAAATTGACTTTTTTGTGTTTGGACATAGACACTTGCCCATTGATTTTCGTCTATCTGATACGAGCCGCTATATAAACCTCGGCGATTGGATACGTTATTTCAGTTATGCTGCGTTTGATGGAGATCAACTGACATTAGAGTATTATAAAAAATGA
- a CDS encoding gamma-glutamylcyclotransferase family protein produces MNDAIQLLFVYGSLRSGFHGPAFQYITPYFKHLYDGKVKGKLYDLGDYPAALPATGDFHIMGELYQANSPDEFNWAISQLDDYEGVHPEEGEVQLYERAVTKVYTNEGEFSAWIYWYKCDVTDKPVIESGDVLEYLRQKAKS; encoded by the coding sequence ATGAACGACGCCATACAATTATTATTTGTTTACGGAAGCTTGCGCAGCGGTTTTCATGGCCCTGCATTTCAATACATCACACCCTATTTCAAACATCTTTATGATGGGAAAGTAAAAGGCAAGTTGTACGATTTAGGTGATTATCCCGCCGCATTGCCGGCAACAGGCGATTTCCATATCATGGGTGAACTTTATCAGGCAAATTCTCCTGATGAATTCAATTGGGCCATCAGCCAGTTAGATGATTATGAAGGTGTGCATCCCGAAGAAGGCGAAGTACAATTGTACGAGCGTGCAGTTACTAAAGTTTATACCAATGAAGGTGAGTTTTCTGCATGGATCTATTGGTACAAATGCGATGTAACAGATAAACCTGTTATTGAAAGCGGCGACGTGCTGGAGTACTTGCGGCAAAAAGCAAAATCCTAA
- a CDS encoding LutC/YkgG family protein: MSVSPAKENILKKIRQALSHPVPVPFPLSEGNNSVFQPPVDDMAVQFAQQFTSLQGKFVFCADEQDMAEQLLQLAAARKWDKVVCREKPLQKMLQQKFPVTFHQELADCDVSVTGCELLVSRTGTIVLSTANESGRTTSVYAPVHVCVAYSNQLVYDLKDALQFVKEKYNGRLPSFISFATGPSRTADIEKTLVVGVHGPKEVFVFLIDSTK; encoded by the coding sequence ATGAGCGTTTCTCCGGCAAAAGAAAATATTCTAAAAAAAATAAGACAGGCACTGAGTCATCCGGTGCCTGTTCCTTTTCCTCTGAGTGAAGGAAACAACAGTGTATTTCAACCTCCGGTTGATGATATGGCGGTGCAGTTTGCACAACAGTTTACCAGCTTACAAGGCAAGTTTGTGTTTTGTGCTGATGAGCAGGACATGGCAGAGCAATTGTTGCAATTAGCCGCCGCAAGGAAATGGGACAAAGTGGTTTGTCGTGAAAAACCTTTGCAAAAAATGTTGCAGCAAAAGTTCCCTGTTACATTTCACCAGGAGCTTGCTGATTGTGATGTAAGCGTTACCGGTTGCGAACTGCTGGTAAGCCGTACAGGCACTATTGTATTGAGTACTGCAAATGAAAGTGGACGTACCACAAGTGTGTATGCTCCCGTGCATGTTTGTGTTGCATACAGCAATCAGTTGGTGTACGATCTCAAAGATGCATTACAGTTCGTGAAGGAAAAATACAACGGCAGACTTCCCTCATTTATCAGCTTTGCTACCGGCCCCAGCCGAACAGCTGATATCGAAAAAACATTAGTAGTGGGTGTACATGGTCCCAAAGAAGTATTTGTGTTTTTGATCGACTCGACAAAGTAA
- the ftsH gene encoding ATP-dependent zinc metalloprotease FtsH, with translation MSLNQGNNPENSGEKKDTRKPFKFNIYWLYALIAAVLIGFNLFRGIAPDALPTSQVVFEDSMLLKGYVKNYLVVKNKGVVKVTLKPEAFSDPVISKMVTDSKLKVDKEKGPHFQFSVSDAKTFDERTNKLINEQRALTGRPIARYDDEENWLSPLISLLLPILVLIGLWVLLMRKMNSGGGAGGPGGGGIFNIGKSKAQLFEKGTRVNVTFQDVAGLDEAKVEVMEIVDFLKNPKKYTALGGKIPKGALLVGPPGTGKTLLAKAMAGEAQVPFFSISGSDFVEMFVGVGASRVRDLFKQAREKAPCIIFIDEIDAIGRARGRNAIVSNDERENTLNQLLVEMDGFGGDTGIIILAATNRPDVLDPALLRPGRFDRQISIDRPDVKGREQIFQVHLKPIKISESLDIHKLAEQTPGFAGADIANVCNEAALIAARKGKPAVDMSDFQDAIDRVIGGLEKKNKLISPEEKEIIAYHEAGHAICGWYLEHAYPLLKVTIVPRGTAALGYAQYTPKEQYLYNIEQLNDQICMTLGGRASEDIFFGKISTGASNDLQQITRIAYSMITVYGMNDKLGNISYYDPNQEQTFTKPYSEKTAEMIDNEVRLLIESAYLRTKELLTEKKGDVEKLAKALLEKEVLFQSDVEALIGKRPFEHKKLLDEDNVPVMHAANVDKEGRELNQPPLS, from the coding sequence ATGAGTTTGAATCAAGGAAATAATCCAGAGAATAGCGGCGAAAAGAAAGACACCCGCAAACCGTTTAAATTTAATATTTACTGGCTCTATGCATTAATAGCTGCTGTATTGATCGGCTTTAACCTGTTTCGTGGCATTGCACCAGATGCTTTACCAACATCACAAGTAGTGTTTGAAGACAGCATGTTGTTGAAAGGGTATGTAAAAAACTACCTTGTTGTAAAAAACAAAGGCGTTGTAAAAGTTACCCTGAAACCCGAAGCATTCAGCGATCCGGTGATCAGTAAAATGGTAACTGATTCAAAGCTGAAAGTAGATAAAGAAAAAGGTCCACATTTTCAGTTTTCGGTATCGGATGCAAAAACATTTGATGAACGAACCAATAAATTGATCAATGAACAACGGGCGTTGACTGGGCGGCCTATTGCACGGTATGATGATGAAGAGAATTGGCTAAGTCCACTAATCAGTTTATTACTTCCAATACTTGTGCTAATTGGATTATGGGTATTGCTGATGCGCAAGATGAATAGTGGTGGTGGTGCCGGTGGACCGGGAGGTGGTGGCATCTTCAACATTGGAAAATCAAAGGCCCAGTTGTTTGAAAAAGGAACAAGAGTAAATGTAACCTTCCAGGATGTTGCAGGGTTAGACGAAGCGAAAGTGGAAGTAATGGAGATCGTTGACTTTTTAAAGAATCCCAAAAAATATACGGCACTCGGTGGAAAAATTCCAAAAGGTGCATTGCTGGTAGGCCCTCCGGGTACCGGTAAAACGTTGCTGGCAAAAGCAATGGCGGGTGAAGCACAAGTGCCTTTCTTCAGCATCAGTGGTTCCGATTTCGTGGAAATGTTTGTAGGTGTGGGTGCCAGTCGTGTGCGTGACTTGTTTAAGCAGGCAAGAGAAAAAGCACCTTGTATCATCTTTATTGATGAGATCGATGCAATTGGTCGTGCCCGTGGAAGAAACGCTATTGTAAGTAATGATGAACGTGAAAATACATTGAACCAGTTGCTGGTGGAAATGGATGGATTTGGAGGCGATACCGGTATCATTATCCTGGCGGCTACTAACCGTCCCGATGTATTAGATCCGGCGTTGTTGCGCCCCGGTCGTTTCGATCGACAGATCTCAATTGATCGTCCCGATGTAAAAGGCCGTGAGCAGATCTTCCAGGTGCATTTGAAACCAATTAAAATTTCTGAATCACTCGATATTCATAAACTGGCTGAACAAACGCCTGGTTTTGCAGGAGCTGATATTGCCAATGTTTGTAACGAAGCGGCTTTGATCGCAGCAAGAAAAGGAAAGCCCGCTGTAGACATGAGCGATTTCCAGGATGCAATTGATCGTGTAATTGGTGGTTTGGAGAAAAAGAACAAACTCATCAGCCCCGAAGAAAAAGAGATCATTGCTTATCACGAAGCAGGTCATGCAATTTGCGGCTGGTACTTAGAGCATGCGTATCCGTTATTAAAAGTAACCATCGTTCCAAGGGGAACTGCAGCATTGGGTTATGCACAATACACACCAAAAGAACAGTATCTCTATAACATCGAGCAACTGAACGATCAGATCTGTATGACGCTTGGCGGACGTGCAAGTGAGGATATTTTCTTTGGTAAAATTTCAACGGGTGCAAGTAATGATCTGCAACAAATCACACGTATTGCCTATTCAATGATCACAGTGTATGGTATGAATGATAAGCTGGGTAACATCAGTTATTATGATCCGAACCAGGAACAAACATTTACCAAACCGTATAGTGAGAAAACAGCTGAGATGATCGATAACGAAGTGCGTTTGCTCATTGAATCTGCCTACCTGCGCACCAAAGAGTTGCTTACTGAAAAGAAAGGCGATGTAGAAAAACTGGCCAAGGCTTTATTGGAAAAAGAAGTGTTGTTCCAGAGCGATGTGGAAGCGTTGATCGGTAAACGTCCGTTTGAACATAAGAAATTGTTAGATGAAGATAATGTACCGGTAATGCACGCAGCCAATGTTGACAAAGAAGGCCGTGAATTGAATCAACCACCATTGTCGTAA
- the rsfS gene encoding ribosome silencing factor has protein sequence MSTLSLLNSRSKDSKASSRINRNSKLFKTILRAIQEKKGEHIVSLDLRKIPEAVSDFFIICEATSTTQVKAIADHVEYLVKEECGESPYRHEGKNALQWVLVDYVNVVVHIFQPETRKFYRLEEMWSDANSADHE, from the coding sequence TTGAGTACACTATCTCTCTTAAATAGCCGAAGTAAAGATTCAAAGGCCAGTTCCCGCATCAACAGAAACAGTAAATTATTCAAAACCATCCTGCGTGCGATCCAGGAAAAAAAAGGTGAACATATCGTAAGTCTTGATTTACGGAAGATCCCTGAAGCTGTTTCCGACTTTTTCATCATCTGCGAAGCAACCAGTACCACACAGGTAAAGGCCATTGCCGATCATGTTGAATACCTGGTGAAGGAAGAATGTGGCGAAAGTCCGTACAGGCATGAAGGTAAGAATGCGCTACAGTGGGTATTGGTTGATTACGTAAATGTGGTGGTGCATATTTTTCAACCGGAAACACGCAAGTTTTATCGCCTGGAAGAAATGTGGAGCGATGCCAACAGTGCTGATCATGAATAA
- a CDS encoding biotin--[acetyl-CoA-carboxylase] ligase — protein MPLKKSDTSWIELDIVDSTNNYAMGLIHAGVAQHGTVVFAHYQNKGKGQRGKSWETEPGANLSFSIILQPHFLLPTQMFQLLAVTAVSVRQELEKFIGNEAKIKWPNDLYWRDRKTGGILIENVLRGTQWQWAIAGIGINVNQTTFGQLQNPVSIKQITGKETQVKELAKATHVNLLDSLLKLEKEGFEEFLQQYNRQLYKKGEQVTLKKRNRSFTTTINGVSRQGQLQTGIEVEENFDFGEVEWVL, from the coding sequence ATGCCTCTTAAAAAATCAGATACCTCGTGGATTGAGCTGGACATTGTGGACAGCACCAACAACTATGCCATGGGGTTGATTCATGCAGGAGTGGCACAGCATGGTACAGTTGTGTTTGCCCACTATCAAAACAAGGGCAAAGGGCAGCGGGGAAAAAGCTGGGAAACCGAGCCCGGCGCAAACCTGAGTTTTTCCATTATTCTGCAGCCCCACTTCCTGTTACCCACGCAGATGTTTCAGTTACTGGCGGTTACCGCAGTTTCTGTGCGGCAGGAATTAGAAAAATTTATTGGAAACGAAGCCAAAATCAAATGGCCCAACGATCTATATTGGCGTGACAGAAAGACAGGGGGGATTTTGATTGAAAATGTGCTGCGGGGCACACAATGGCAATGGGCAATAGCAGGTATTGGCATCAATGTAAATCAAACAACATTCGGGCAATTACAAAACCCTGTTTCCATTAAACAGATCACAGGTAAAGAAACGCAGGTCAAAGAACTGGCGAAAGCCACCCATGTCAACTTGCTTGATTCACTTCTCAAACTGGAAAAAGAAGGATTTGAAGAGTTTCTTCAGCAATACAACCGGCAGCTTTATAAGAAGGGGGAACAAGTAACGTTAAAAAAAAGAAACAGAAGTTTTACAACAACCATCAATGGGGTGAGCAGGCAAGGCCAACTGCAAACGGGGATTGAAGTGGAAGAGAATTTTGATTTTGGCGAAGTGGAATGGGTATTATGA
- a CDS encoding NADP-dependent isocitrate dehydrogenase, producing MKIAVAKGDGIGPEIMEAVLSIFDANKVPLEYEMVDMGKWVFDKGFNNGMTPEAKQTIEALGLLFKGPMETPKGKGVKSINVTARKTWNTYANKRDFQTLHGVDTVFSKAGIPIDITVVRENIEDTYGGIEHMLTHDVALSRRFITRPGSMQVIRYAFEMARQKKAKRITCGHKANIMKITDGLFLECFHEVAKEYPELKADDIIVDDLCMKLVTRPDLFDVVVLTNLQGDIVSDLCAGLVGGLGFAPSANIGDHISIFEAVHGTAPDIAGKNIANPTALLLSGLAMLRHLGLTENAGLIENALLYTLENGIHTGDFGDKSTPAVNTTQFAEAIINNFGKKPQSGGREIVPNKPGTPTPLKLEYNSMMVSKEGDAETIVGVDLFIESDEQPTAIAEKCQRHAGVKFKLVSISNRGTQVWPTGSVYTNLVNQYNVRFESIEDYPLNQQDVIGLYVSMSGNFKICSFELLNMWGDKKAYSLAQGQ from the coding sequence ATGAAAATAGCTGTAGCTAAAGGCGATGGAATAGGTCCGGAAATTATGGAAGCCGTTTTGTCGATCTTCGACGCTAATAAAGTACCGCTGGAGTATGAAATGGTGGATATGGGCAAATGGGTGTTCGACAAAGGATTCAACAATGGCATGACGCCTGAAGCCAAACAAACCATTGAAGCATTAGGTCTTCTTTTTAAAGGACCAATGGAAACACCAAAAGGAAAAGGTGTAAAAAGCATCAATGTTACAGCACGTAAAACCTGGAACACGTATGCCAACAAACGAGATTTCCAAACACTGCATGGTGTTGATACCGTTTTCAGCAAAGCAGGCATACCCATCGACATTACTGTAGTTCGTGAAAATATTGAAGATACTTATGGCGGTATTGAACATATGCTCACGCATGATGTGGCGCTGAGCCGTCGTTTTATTACCCGTCCCGGAAGTATGCAGGTGATCCGTTATGCTTTTGAAATGGCAAGGCAGAAAAAAGCAAAACGAATCACTTGTGGTCATAAAGCAAACATCATGAAGATCACCGATGGTTTGTTCCTCGAGTGCTTTCATGAAGTAGCAAAAGAATATCCGGAGTTGAAAGCCGATGATATTATTGTGGATGATTTGTGTATGAAGTTGGTTACTCGCCCCGATCTGTTTGATGTGGTTGTATTAACCAATCTGCAAGGTGATATTGTGAGTGACCTCTGTGCCGGTTTAGTTGGCGGATTAGGTTTTGCACCTTCAGCAAATATTGGTGATCATATTTCCATATTTGAAGCTGTGCATGGTACAGCGCCGGATATTGCCGGAAAAAATATTGCCAATCCAACAGCTTTGTTATTAAGTGGCTTGGCAATGCTTCGCCATCTTGGATTAACAGAAAATGCCGGGTTGATTGAAAATGCATTGTTGTATACATTGGAAAACGGAATTCATACCGGTGATTTTGGCGACAAGTCAACTCCCGCTGTAAATACCACGCAGTTTGCTGAAGCCATCATCAACAATTTTGGAAAGAAACCGCAAAGTGGCGGACGTGAAATTGTTCCCAACAAACCGGGCACCCCTACTCCATTGAAATTGGAATACAATTCCATGATGGTCTCAAAAGAAGGCGATGCAGAAACTATTGTTGGTGTTGATCTGTTTATTGAAAGTGACGAACAACCCACTGCTATTGCTGAAAAATGTCAGCGACATGCAGGTGTTAAGTTTAAATTAGTAAGCATCAGCAACCGCGGCACGCAAGTATGGCCAACAGGTTCGGTTTATACCAACCTCGTGAATCAATACAATGTACGTTTTGAAAGTATTGAAGATTATCCACTCAATCAACAAGACGTGATTGGATTGTACGTAAGCATGAGTGGTAATTTCAAGATCTGTTCATTTGAATTACTGAATATGTGGGGCGATAAGAAAGCGTACAGTTTGGCGCAAGGGCAATAA
- a CDS encoding acyltransferase family protein: MNNQKVIPESVQSKQHFLILDGLRGVAAFAVVVFHFMEWIITDFSKNFIAHGFLAVDFFFCLSGFVIAYAYDNRMETLGIKTFFKLRLIRLHPLVLLGSVLGLLGFFLDPFSNEAAQYSSGMIALLFLSSVFLIPLPIMTDRSFNLFGFNAPAWSLFWEYIANILYALILRKLSRTVLLLLALLAATGICIIAYRTGNLLGGWSKDNFWDGAVRVAYSFLAGMFIYRSNWIIKNKLGFTGLTLLLLLAFLMPFGKWNWLTESFAVIIYFPLIVSLGAGTQLSEKVKKACMFSGSVSYPLYMTHYAFIWVFGHYYLAQKPGTSELAIVISCGAILLVAFSYLVMKFYDIPVRKYLQRRWNK; this comes from the coding sequence ATGAACAATCAAAAAGTAATTCCTGAATCCGTACAGAGCAAGCAACATTTTTTGATCCTCGACGGGTTAAGAGGAGTTGCTGCATTTGCAGTTGTGGTATTCCATTTTATGGAATGGATCATTACCGACTTCAGCAAAAACTTTATTGCACATGGCTTCCTTGCTGTTGATTTCTTTTTCTGTCTATCAGGATTTGTGATCGCTTATGCATATGATAACCGCATGGAAACATTAGGAATCAAAACGTTTTTCAAACTCCGGCTGATCCGTTTACATCCATTGGTGTTGCTTGGTTCTGTATTGGGATTGCTTGGTTTTTTTCTTGACCCGTTTTCGAATGAAGCAGCACAATACAGCAGCGGCATGATCGCATTATTATTTCTAAGCTCGGTATTCCTCATTCCTCTTCCCATAATGACTGACCGTAGTTTTAATCTGTTTGGTTTTAATGCACCTGCATGGTCGTTGTTCTGGGAATACATTGCTAATATTCTTTATGCACTCATTTTACGCAAATTGAGCCGAACAGTTTTGTTACTGTTAGCACTACTTGCAGCAACAGGCATTTGTATCATCGCCTATCGCACAGGAAATCTGTTGGGAGGCTGGAGTAAAGATAATTTTTGGGATGGTGCTGTACGGGTTGCCTACTCCTTTTTAGCAGGTATGTTCATTTATCGTTCAAACTGGATCATTAAAAACAAATTGGGCTTTACAGGGCTAACACTATTATTACTACTGGCTTTCCTGATGCCCTTTGGAAAATGGAACTGGCTTACAGAATCGTTTGCTGTGATCATTTATTTTCCGTTGATTGTTTCGCTGGGTGCAGGTACACAGCTGTCGGAAAAAGTTAAGAAAGCATGTATGTTCTCAGGTTCTGTTTCTTATCCATTGTACATGACGCATTATGCATTCATCTGGGTATTCGGCCATTATTATCTTGCACAAAAACCCGGTACAAGTGAACTGGCAATTGTGATCTCATGCGGCGCAATATTACTGGTTGCTTTCAGTTACTTGGTGATGAAATTTTATGACATACCTGTAAGAAAGTATTTGCAAAGGCGCTGGAACAAATGA